Proteins found in one Rhodobacter capsulatus SB 1003 genomic segment:
- the pdxH gene encoding pyridoxamine 5'-phosphate oxidase: MSDRTGIFAGEDPFALAQSWLAEAEKTEPNDPNAIALATVDAAGLPNVRMVLLKEIEGRDAPSGGAFLFYTNYGSAKSAEIAAAGKAAFVLHWKSLRRQIRVRGLVTREEGAQADAYYASRSLKSRLGAWASRQSEPLVSRTALMAEVAKVTAAHGTAPTRPPFWGGFRIVPLEIEFWADGAFRLHDRFRWHRDTPEAAWQILRLNP; the protein is encoded by the coding sequence ATGAGCGACAGAACCGGCATCTTTGCGGGCGAGGATCCCTTTGCCCTGGCGCAATCCTGGCTGGCCGAGGCCGAAAAGACCGAGCCGAACGACCCCAATGCGATCGCGCTGGCCACCGTCGATGCCGCGGGGCTGCCCAATGTGCGCATGGTGCTTTTGAAAGAGATCGAGGGGCGGGATGCGCCCTCGGGCGGGGCGTTCCTGTTCTACACCAATTACGGCTCTGCAAAGTCGGCCGAGATCGCGGCCGCGGGCAAGGCCGCCTTCGTGCTGCACTGGAAAAGCCTGCGTCGGCAGATCCGCGTGCGCGGGCTGGTCACGCGCGAGGAGGGGGCGCAGGCGGATGCCTATTATGCCTCGCGGTCGCTGAAATCGCGGCTTGGCGCCTGGGCGTCACGGCAAAGTGAACCGCTTGTTTCCCGCACGGCGCTGATGGCCGAGGTGGCCAAGGTGACGGCCGCGCATGGCACCGCGCCGACGCGCCCGCCGTTCTGGGGCGGCTTCCGGATCGTGCCGCTCGAGATCGAATTCTGGGCTGACGGGGCGTTTCGGCTGCATGATCGCTTCCGCTGGCACCGCGATACGCCCGAGGCCGCCTGGCAGATCCTGCGGCTGAACCCCTGA
- the fabI gene encoding enoyl-ACP reductase FabI, with translation MTAGLMAGKRGLIMGLANDKSIAWGIAKALGDAGAELAFSYQGEALKKRVEPLAASLGTPLLFECDVANEDSMDALFAGLKDAWGTLDFVVHAIGFSDKNELRGRYVDTSRGNFTMTMDISVYSFTAVCARAAAMMPNGGSLLTLTYYGAEQVMPHYNVMGVAKAALEASVKYIAEDLGKLGIRCNAISAGPIKTLAASGIGDFRYIMKWNELNSPLRRNVTQEEVGKAALYLLSDLGSGTTGENLHVDAGYHVVGMKAVDAPDIDVVTGRKD, from the coding sequence ATGACGGCAGGCTTGATGGCGGGAAAACGGGGCCTGATCATGGGGCTCGCCAATGACAAGTCGATCGCCTGGGGCATCGCCAAGGCGTTGGGCGATGCGGGCGCCGAACTGGCCTTCTCCTATCAGGGAGAGGCGCTGAAAAAGCGCGTCGAACCTCTGGCCGCAAGCCTTGGCACGCCGCTTCTGTTCGAATGCGACGTCGCGAACGAAGACAGCATGGATGCGCTCTTCGCGGGCCTCAAGGACGCCTGGGGGACGCTGGATTTCGTCGTCCATGCGATCGGGTTTTCGGACAAGAACGAGCTGCGCGGCCGTTATGTCGACACCTCGCGCGGCAACTTCACCATGACGATGGACATTTCGGTCTATTCCTTCACCGCCGTCTGCGCCCGCGCCGCCGCGATGATGCCGAACGGCGGTTCGTTGCTGACGCTGACCTATTACGGCGCCGAACAGGTGATGCCGCATTACAACGTGATGGGCGTGGCGAAAGCGGCGCTGGAAGCTTCGGTGAAATACATCGCCGAGGATCTGGGCAAGCTTGGCATCCGCTGCAACGCGATCTCGGCCGGGCCGATCAAGACGCTGGCCGCTTCGGGCATCGGCGATTTCCGCTACATCATGAAGTGGAACGAGCTGAACAGCCCGCTGCGCCGCAACGTGACCCAGGAAGAGGTCGGCAAGGCCGCGCTTTACCTGCTCTCGGATCTGGGCTCGGGCACCACGGGCGAGAACCTGCATGTCGATGCGGGCTATCATGTTGTCGGCATGAAGGCGGTGGATGCGCCCGATATCGACGTGGTGACGGGGCGCAAGGACTGA
- a CDS encoding LysE family translocator, whose amino-acid sequence MSFAAFFGIYMISLAAAISPGPAVLLAARTSLREGFARGAWLAVGIGLGACIWAVAAMFGLAILFRIAPTLLVALKVAGAGYLLYLAWKMWRHSAEPMSMDLPEDDAKRSALGQVWRGIAAQLANPKPAVFFGTVFLTFLPPVVPFWAYGVILGIIFFNDTVWNVLVARIFSLDRTRAAYLGLKTLIDRIFGGLLGLMGLKLALT is encoded by the coding sequence ATGAGCTTCGCCGCCTTCTTCGGCATCTACATGATTTCGCTTGCGGCGGCGATCTCTCCGGGGCCTGCGGTGCTGCTCGCGGCCCGCACCTCGCTGCGCGAGGGCTTTGCCCGCGGCGCCTGGCTGGCCGTGGGCATCGGCCTTGGCGCCTGCATCTGGGCCGTGGCGGCGATGTTCGGGCTGGCGATCCTGTTCAGGATCGCCCCCACCCTGCTTGTCGCGCTGAAAGTCGCGGGGGCGGGCTATCTGCTTTATCTGGCCTGGAAGATGTGGCGCCATTCGGCCGAGCCGATGTCGATGGATCTGCCCGAGGATGACGCGAAGCGCAGCGCGCTTGGCCAGGTCTGGCGCGGCATCGCGGCGCAGCTGGCGAATCCGAAACCGGCCGTCTTCTTCGGCACGGTCTTCCTGACCTTCCTGCCGCCGGTGGTGCCCTTCTGGGCTTACGGCGTCATCTTGGGCATCATCTTCTTCAACGACACGGTCTGGAACGTGCTTGTCGCGCGGATCTTTTCGCTCGACCGGACGCGGGCCGCCTATCTGGGCTTGAAGACGCTGATCGACCGCATTTTCGGCGGGCTTCTGGGGCTGATGGGCCTGAAGCTTGCCCTGACCTGA